The sequence below is a genomic window from Aureispira sp. CCB-E.
TAAAAAAAATATTTTTTTTAGTAGAATCTTTCTATTTATAATCCTCTACTTTTGTCCATTCTATTTCTTCGATCAATTCATCAAAGAAGTCTTGGTATTCAACCAATCTTTGTGGAGAATCGTTCCGATTATAAATCATTTTTTTCTGATCGCCATCACGAACACTTGTTATACATACAGGGAAGTCAATAATTCCAAGCCCTTTGATAGGATATTTATTTTCCAAATGAATGTACCCTATAGATTTTGCTTTGTCTAACAATTGACGAATTTGTTTGGCAGAAATTCTTCCCTGATACAGTCCAATATTCGCTACATTTTTTCGCCCTTTATACGTGACAATACCATTAGAATATACCTTTGCCTCATAATAAGGGCACTTTCCATAACAAGTTGTTCTTTCTAAAGAAGCTATCAACAACGATTCATCTACATTTTGAGCAATAGCAGTTAACGTCATTAATAGAAAAAAAGATAAAAAAAATACGATTCTCATAGATCAGATATACTTTATTTTTTAACAAAAACTCATTCGTGCAACCATCGAGCCTCCTATTACTCTGTTAAGACTTCGATTCATAGCTATGTTAAAAATTACGCCTTAATAACCTCTAACTCTTTGCTTGTCATACTTGGCACAAATTCAACAATTGTATACGTTGCTACATTGTTTATTTTAAAAGGATCTTTATCCAAAATTTCTTCCAATTCTTTTTGGATAGTAAGGTTGCTAAGAATAATTCCTCCAGTTCTAGGCACCTTGCGTCCTGATACAATAAAATTACCATTGGCATATTGCTCCTTCAAATATTCGATGTGAGCCTCTAAATGTTCGTCTACTTGGTTAAGTTCTACTTTATAGGTTATATCTATTATAAACATCGTTTTGTTTTTTTTGAAAATACTAATCCACAATTATTAAAAAGAAAAATCGTATGTATTGAATTTTAGAAAACAACACATACGATTCATAATTGTTGTGCCCTTAGTTAGAGGCAAGCAAACCTTAAACCTTTAAGTTAGGATCATTGGGATCAAAATCATCTTTGATATCTCCAGGCATTGGAAAATCAGGATTATCTAAATCGTCTGGAAAATCAGGAATATCAATTGTATCCACATCCTTTATTTCCACCACTTCGCCTTTATCATTAACAATAGGCTCATCAAAATTATCGACTACCTCTGGTTGGTAATTATCCTCTACAATAGGCACATCCCCCTTACTTGTTGTAGGTTGGACAGGTTGGTGTGTTTTAGTAAAATCAATATCAACACCACCTACAGGCTTCATGTATTCATTCATAATTTGATTTAGCCTAAAGGCAATATCATCTTTATTAGCCCCGTAATTCAACTCCTCTTTTAATTGCATCAATTTGATCGTAGATTTCATACGTTCAGCACCTTCTATTTGAGCTGTTTTTAGTTTAATGCTATCAATTTGTTGTTGCATTTTTAATTTAGCCGCCTCTTCTCTTGCCACCACCATATCACGAGCAGAACCACTGATAAAGGTTTCTATTGCCTCTACCATAGAATTTAATATCTTGTGTACTACCCTAGCAGAAAAACCACCCAAAAAAGCTAAGACTGGCTTGTAAGTCATAAAACCGCCTAACTCTCTAGATCTAGTAACATTATCTGCTACATCTCCGACATCTTCTCCTAAAATCTCTGGAGATACGAAAATAAATTGTGCCAAGATAACCCCCGAAACAATCCCCAATACAAATCGAATCCAATAAATAGAATCATATTTAGGATCGTAAGAGTTTTTGGTAATGTATTTATAAACTTCAAACAAAGCGTAAAAAGAAGCACCTAGTGCTGCTATACACAAAATCACCAACTCATTGTAAACAAAAGCCATCCCTTCATAAGACAAAATATCGCCATTCACCGTCAAGGAATCTACTTCTGGCAAAAAGAACAAACCTAAGAAAGTCAACAAACAAAGCATGGTAATTACATTGAGTCGACGCACCAATGGTACTGGTCCCAAAAGTCCAAACATCCCACCGTGCTTATTCTCTTCCATCAATAATACCGTCGCAGGAGTTGCTGGAGCAATTACTTTTGCCATTTCACGATGCAGTTGACCAATCAAAGCCATATTTAAAGAACGTGGGTCTAAGTTCTCTATATTTCCTGCTTTTAACTCATCATTTAGCTCATGAGCAATGGCTTTTAAATCAGACATCTGTTTAAGAACATGCGAAGGAACTTTTTTGCCTTGCGACTGTGCATAGCGCACCATTGTTTCACACTCGTCTAATGTTCTAATTTGATTCTTAAAAGTTACAATATCTTTTAAGGCCTTAATTTCTTGTTTTGCCATCTTAGTTTATCTTTGGTCTATTAGATATTATCACGAAATGATTTTTGGGTAAGAATACATTGGCAAATCTAATGCATCAATTTTCTATTCTTGTTCTCTAGTTATTTCTGATAATTTTTAGTGAATGTTATATAGGTTGGGTATTTCCTCCCTTCTTCATATAGAGGAGATTCCCTCATATTTTCAAAGGTTGCCTTACCTCGGTATAAGGTAAATATATCATAAAATTTGTACTTTTCTTAAAGTAAAAGTTTTTTTTATCAAAAAATACCGTACTTTTGCAGAGCTAAAATATGATTTAGAATATCTTGATTAGTAATCAATACAAAAAAATTCAAAAAATGGGTATTTACCTAACAAAAGAAAAAACTGCTGAAATTTTTAAAAAATTTGGTGGTTCAGAAAAGAACACAGGTTCTACAGAAGGTCAAATTGCATTGTTAAGCTTTCGTATTCAAAACCTTTCTGAGCATTTAAAAGCAAACCACAAAGATCACTCTACTAGACGTTCTTTGTTGAAAATGGTTGGACATAGACGCTCTTTATTGGGTTACTTAGCTGACAAAGATGTTATCAAATATCGTGAGCTTATCAAAGAACTTGGAATAAGAGACGTTCTTGGTAAAAACAAATAATGATACATACAAATACGTTTGAAAGTGCTTCCTGTCGGAGCACTTTCTTGCTTTTTACAGGTAGGCTTTTAAAGGTCTATTCTATACCTAGAATAGTATTTTTGAAGCGGCTGCTGCAACTATAACTTACTAATAAAAGATCTTCTCAAAGATTTTTTCGTGATAAGTAAGTGGGCAGAAAAAAATATAGCTAAAAATAGGCTTATTTTTAGTGCTAATCGAAGAGGAACAGTGCAGCTTTAGCGGGCTAAAGCAAGATGTTTCGATGAAGAGTAGCGCAAAAAGAAGGTTGTTTTTTATATAGTTTTTTCTGAACGATTACTTATTAGTAAATTATCATATATTTTGACGCTAACAAAAGACAATACGATGTTGTCTATGTTGCAAACTAAGGAACCTGTTGATATTTAGTTATACCTTGGTTTCGATTGCAGTTTTCAAGGCTGCAATTTTTTGGATGACGTGATATGTAAATGGCATATCATGATGGATAATATTATTTAAAACTTAAAATTTTTACCAACATGGGTAAACAAATTCCAACAACTGTTTCTAAAGTAATTTCTGGACAAGAAATTACGCTAGAAAGTGGCAAATTAGCTGCTCTAGCAGATGGTTCAGTTGTATTGCGCCACGGAGACATGTGGCTATTAGCAACCGCAGTATCAGTATTAGAAGCCAAACCAGATCAGAGCTTTTTTCCTCTAACGGTTGAGTTTCGCGAAAAATTTTCTGCTGCGGGACGTATTCCTGGCAACTTCTTCAAACGTGAAGCTCGTCTTTCAGATAGCGAAATTTTAGTTTGTCGTCTGATTGACCGTGTTATCCGTCCTATGTTTCCTGACGGATACATGAACGAAACTCAAATCTTTGTTTCGTTGATTTCTGGTGATACTGAAATCATGGCAGACGCTTACGCTGCTTTTGCTGCTTCTGCAGCTTTAATTGCTTCCGAAATTCCTTTCGAAAATCCTATCTCTGAAGTGCGTGTAGCACGTATTGACGGTGAATTTGTCATCAACCCAACTCGATCTGCATTAGAAACTGCCGATATGACTTTTATCGTTGGTGGTACAATGGATAATATTGCAATGGTAGAAGGTGAAGCGGACCAATGCTCTGAAGCAGAATTGATTGATGCTATTAAATTTGGTCACGAAGCGATCAAAGAGCAATGTCAATTGCAATTAGATTTGCGTGAGGCTTTGGGGATTACAGAAAATAGACCTACCGAAGAACCAGAAACCAATCCTGAATTAGAAGCTGAAGTAAACGAAGCTACTACGGATAAAATTTATGCCATTGCCAAAGGAGCACTTAGCAAACAACAACGCAAAGAAGGTTTCTCTCAAATAAAAGAGGAACTAAAAGAAAGCTTGCTAGAAAAATATGGCGAAGAATATATGGAAGAAAATGGTCACTTTGTTAGTGAGTATTTTTATAACAATATGAAAAACACCATTCGTGAAATGGTGATGGCTGAAAAAATTCGTTTGGACGGTCGTAAACCAGACGAGATTCGTCCGATTTGGTGTGAGGTAGATTCTCTTCCTTCTCCACACGGTTCTTCTATTTTTAATAGAGGAGAAACTCAAGCCTTGGCAACAGTTACATTGGGTTCTAAGCTAGATCAACCTATGGTAGACACAGCTATGGATCAACGTTACGATCAATTCTTTTTGCACTATAGCTTCCCTCCTTTCTGTACCAATGAGGTCAAACGTGTCGGAGGTGTCTCTCGTAGAGAAGTTGGTCATGGTAATTTGGCTCGTCGTTCCTTAGAAATGGTTTTCCCTTCGGATTATCCGTATACGGTTCGTGTTACTTCTGATGTATTAGAATCTAATGGTTCTTCTTCTATGGCTTCTGTTTGTTCGGGCTCTATGGCTCTAATGGATGCTGGTGTGCCTATCAAAGCTGCTGTTTCAGGAATTGCAATGGGACTAATTTCAGATGGAAATCGTGCTGTTGTATTGTCGGATATCTTAGGTGATGAAGATCACTTAGGAGACATGGATTTTAAAGTAACTGGTACTGCTGAAGGTATTTGTGCTTGTCAGATGGACATCAAAATTGATGGTTTGGATTACGATCTTTTGGCAACCGCTTTGCAACAAGCTCGCGAAGGTCGTCTACACATCCTAAACTTGATGAACGAAACCATTCCTGCACACAATGAGGATTTAAAACCTCATGCTCCTCGTATCATTCGTTACGAAATTCCTGGCGACAAAATTGGCGCTGTTATTGGACCTGGTGGTAAAATTATTCAAGGTATTCAATCAGATACTGGATCAACAATTACAATCGAAGAAGAAGATAACAAAGGAATTGTATTCATCTCTGGTGTTGGTAAAGATACTGTAGATGCTGCCTTGAAAATTATCAAAGGAATTGCTGCGGAAGCAGAAGTTGGCGAAGAATACGATGCAAAAGTTGTTAGCATCATGCCTTATGGAGCTTTTGTTGAATTCATGCCTGGCAAAGAAGGTTTGCTACACGTGTCTGAGATTTCTTGGGCTAGAATTGAGAATGTAGAAGATGCTGTAGCAGTTGGAGATGTTCTTAAAGTTAAATTATTGGCTATTGATGAGCGTACTGGCAAATACAAACTTTCTCGCAAAGTATTGATGGACAAACCAGAAGGCTATGTTGAGCGTCCTCGCAAACCTCGTGAAGATAGAGGTAATAACAGGAATAGAAACAACAAAAGCAATGATAGAAATAGAAACAACAGAAATAACAAGTAATTTCTACAGAACAATTACTTCATAAATAATCGTTGTTCAATTTTGTAGCGAGTCATTTTCAATTAATGAAAATGGCTCGCTTTTTTATTGATGATTATCTTTTAAACGATTACTTATACTAGTCTTCGTTGCTTTTTTACTTTTTTACCAAAAAGATAAAAAAGCACATTTATATTAGCTTGATAATCAAGATTTTAACACAAAACGCAACGAAGGTGCAACTTACTGATTATCAACTGCGCAGCACTCACGAAGTAAACTAATAAAGTTTTTCAACGAACTATTGTTATACATTACTCCGTTGAAACCACGCAGTAGCAGCGCAGCTAACTATTGATTATAATAGTAAACATTTTAGTCTCCATCATCTGGATTTGCTAAGATTGTAATAGAAAAGTATGTTGAAATATTATTGCTAATATCGGTATACAAAGCTCTCATCTCTTGATAAATCTCTTCTACAGCCGCCGTATCTCCTGTGAGATCATCCAGCATAGTTAATTGCCTTGCTTTGATAAGTATTTCTACTTTTTTTGCTTGCTCTACAATACGGTTGGTTGGCGTTTCATCATTGATCAAGTAAGTCAAATAACTTCCTAAACCTCGCTCGGTAGTTCCAAACATTTGCTGAATTCCTTGTAGATTGTACAAAATAATATCCCAAGAAAAGTGTGCGTAGGGGCTTTCTAAGTATTCGGGGTGCACCAATTGATCCGCACTTTCCTTTCCTAGTGGCTTGGCTAGTTTTTTGGCTGCCAATGTTTGGCTCATATGTACAACAGCATTGCTAAAACTTGCAATACCTTCCTGACTTGTATTTCCTGTTCCTTCGCTTAAAGTTTTCCCATAAGCGTTTCGCCATTCTGACTCAATAGTGCGAATCAAAGCATTTGTATTTTTTATACAGTTCAACAAATAGGCAAAACGCCTATCTTTATTGATATCTGTCTGATAAAGTCCCAATAAAGCGACCTGATCATTATTCTCATCAAAAAGCAGGTATTCAATGCTCGCTAATCCTTTAGTATAAGAACTTCTACCAGCAATATAAATCGAATCTATTATTGTTGTATCACTAATCGAATTTTCTATAGAAATGGATTTAATGGGCGTATTATCCAATTGAGTATAGCGATAGTTTGTTCTTCCTGGTCCAAATACCAACATTTCTACCCTACTCCACGATTGCATGCTTTTCTTCCAAGCATTTTGCATTATTTCTAATTGTGCCATTGTCCGTGTATTTCCAAAGGAAATACAGGCAGCCTCTAACGCTTGATTATCCACTTGTAATTCTTGATAACTAGGCAATACATAATCGTTGATAATCCCCGTTAACATAGATTTTTTATCAAAATCAGCTTGCTTTTTACAAGCGACTATATTTAACAAACCAACACTTATTAAGAGCATCAGTGCTTTTAAAACTATTCGCATACCAATTATTTTTCATTACTCCGTTGAAACCACGCAGTACCAGCACAGCTAACTAAAAGCAAAGCGCTTACGCAGTAAATCATATTAGTTTAATTATCAACAAAATGCACTTCTACTAGTCTTTACACTAAAAGATTAACAATCAAACTAAAAAATCAACAAAGTATTAATTTTTATAACTCAGTGTTTATTAATTTTACTAGTCTACGCAAATTACTTGAGTAGCTACAAAGACTTTACAAATAAAATAAGTTGTTCCCGCTCTTCAGCAGACATGGTTCTAAATGCTTCTTTAGACGCTTCACCTTCTCCTCCATGCCACAAGATTGCTTCTGCCAAATTTCGAGCACGTCCATCGTGCAAAAACTCTGTGTGCCCATTAACATTCTCAATCAATCCAATACCCCAAAGAGGAGCCGTTCTCCACTCTTGCCCATCTGCTAAATATTCAGGACGGTTGTCTGCCAAACCTTCTCCCATATCATGTAACAATAAATCCGTATAAGGATAAATGGTTTGGTTGGATAAAGCATCAAATTTAGGATGCGTTCCTGTCTTATATTTTTGAACATGGCACTTTTGGCAATTAGCTTTCAAAAATAGTTCTTTCCCTTTCAAAACAGCTTGATCGTTCCAATCTCTACGCCCAGGTACTGCTAGCGTACTAGAATAAAGCTCTACTCGATCCAATACTTGATCATCCAGTTCATACCCATTGTTATTATTACCATTTGGAACAGTTTGACAATCTGTCTGCAGATTAGTGTGATTTTCATCTAAGAACAAACTAGAGGTAATACCTATATCACCAACAAAGGCTCCTGCCACCTGTTGACGGACAGTAGGCTCTCCTGCTTTCCATCCAAATCGCCCTAAATCCATTGTATTGGTTGCACGATTGTAGACCAAGTTTGCTTTTCCTGAGATCCCATCGCCATCCGCATCAGACTCATCAACATATGCTTTTATGGCACTAATTTCTATCGCATCTAGCAGCCCCATCCCGACCATTTGGTTGGCAACTCTTGGCGAAAAAAGGATGCTGTTATCCATATTTCCATAAGCAAGATTTTGAAAAACATAGGTAGGCTTCCGCAACGAATAACTGGTTCCATCGCCATAGGTTCCTGCAATTTCTGTGTAGTGAATTTCGAAAGTACCTTCTCCTTGAATCCCGTTAATTCCTCCAGGACTCAACTGTCCACCATACATAGGCGCTGCCAACGGACCACCATGTGCATTGACACCTGGCACACTCAATCGAATCAGCATCCCATGACCAAACTTTTCATTAAACATCGGGGTTCTTCCTCTGCCGTCTTTAAAGTGGCAGCCAGAACAAGCCGTTTCGTTAAACAAGGGTCCTAAGCCATCTCGTCCAGTAGTTGAAGCAACGGCACTCACCCAACTTTGATTAAAAAAAGAATTTCCAGTAGTAAACTGCAAGGCTTCCAAACCTTTGAGATTCGGTGCAGCAAAACTAAACGCATTTCTGGAGGTATTAAAAAAAGTGGTTGCTCCTCCTGCATATTCCTCGCCTTTTTCAGCATAAAGTACTTGTTCTTTCTGGCAAGCACTCAAACTAATCCCAACAATTAGTAACCAACAATAATAAAGTTGAGTTTTCATATTCAATAGTTCGTTAAAAAACTTTATTAATTTAATAATCAACAAGTTACAAGCTCGCTGTATTTTATGTTAAAATTTTGATTATCAACTGCGCAGCACTCACGAAGTACCACGAAGTAGCAGCGCAGCTAACTAAAAGCGCAGCGCTCACGAAGTAAACTAATATAAATGTGCTTTTTTATCTTTTTGGCAACTAAGCTTGCGAGCTCACGACCGAAGGGAGTAACAAACCGAGCTAAAAAAGTAAAAATCAACGACCACGAAGTAGCAGCGTAGCTAACTACTAATATTATAATGATAAAACAAATTTAACTATAAAAATGCAAAAGCTCAGCAACCAAAATGATTGCTGAGTCCATAAATTAAATAACAAATAACGCTAATTATTCAGGTAGTTCGGTACTAATTGTCAATCCTAGTGCTGTTGCAGCTTCTGCAATAGCATCACCTTGATTTTGCAACGCTGTTACTGCTTGCAATACAGGTCCATTATCAGTTACATTTTCTTCTGTTACCGTTTTATCAAATGGTGTCGGAATAGCCAAAACTTTTGCCGTAGCAGCTACATTTTTTGCTGTCAAGTCAGCTCCTTTAGTTGCATCAATTTTAGCGACCAAAGTAAGAATAGAATATTGGGCATCTCCTACTGTTGTTCCAGATACACGTGTATACGTTCCTTTTAATACATTGGTAATTCCTGCTGCATTAGTGATAATATCACGGTGTGTGTTATCCGAAAAACAAGAGTGTTCATCTTCTTGCGGATTATCAACAGCATTGGCTTCTAATGCTGTAAACATACGCTCCCCTGCTAATTCAGATTTACTCAAAACGCCAATACCTGTAAGAATTTTTGATAAAGCCACATCTGTAGACAAACCTTCAAAGTATGTTCTATACGTACCTCCTGGCGCCCACTCTGCTTTCAATGTTGCTAGGTCATCTACCAACAATTGAGCACAAGCTTTGATGTATTCACCACGTCTAACATGATTGGTGGCTATATTGGTGTAATCTGTGTGCAAACGGTTTCCTCCTTGACCTGCATTGGTATTAACATCAATATAATCTTGTCCCCACAACAAAAATTCAATTGCATGGTACCCAATGCTAATATTTTTCTCGCCGCCTACCTCATTCGCTCCTGACAATACAGATGCTGTAATATTTGGATAATTGGTCACATCATAGATGATTCCTGTATTGGCAGTACCTCCTGCATTGTCTCTCGTATAATCAATGTAGTTTTCATCCAAAGGCCAAGCATTCAAAGCTCCCTCTGGTCCATCCGCATCATCAATTGGTCCATCATAAAAACGATACGCTTCTGTTTGCCCATAAGGTTCTCTAGCAACAAACCAAGCATTTCTAGCAGCATCAAAAGTAGTTTGTGTTGGTGTAGCTACTAGTGCATTAATTGCTGTTTGCAAATCAACCGCTTTATTGTAAGAATCTTCGTAAGAAGCATATACTATTTCACAGTAATTGTTAACAACATTGGTTTTTAAATCCGCATTAGGATCTGTTGTTTCGGGGGTACAAGAAGTCCAGAACAATAATCCAGCTCCTAGCAACAAAGTGTGTTTAAGATTTTTCATTTTTTATAATTATTAAGATTAAGTCTAAATAAAACCACAGGCAAATCTAGGGTTTCAAATTGCAAAAACAAAATTTAAATAGACTTAATCTAAATAAATTTAACTGGCATAAATTTATAGTTCTTCTAAGAATCTAGCTTCCAATATTATAAGCACTTTTCCAAACATGCGATCGAATAATTTCGAATGACTTCTGCTCCTGTCTTACTTTTAACTTGTTCTGTTTTATTGCTAATATTTGTTATCTGAAAAGCGGTCTGGGAAATTAAAGCTTGCAGTTTAGTCGTATCATACAACCGAAATCGCTCATTAACAAATGGCAATTCTTGCATAAAGTCTTGATGAGCAAATGTAATATACAAGCGCCCTTTTTCCTTCAAAACTCGATGCATTTCATTTAATAATGCGACAGGATTTTCCCAAAAATAAAGTGTATTAACTGTAAAAATAGCATCAAACATCTCTGCTGTAAAAGGCAATTGTAATCCATCGTATAAAGAGAAATTAGCAAGTCCTTCTTCTACCAAGATACTATTCTCCTTTATGGCTTCTTGCTGCATCAATTCAGAAATTTCTATTCCCCAATAACGAAGCCCTTTAGCTTGCTTTAGGAGGTCAACCAAATGTCCCGCTTTTCCATGCCCTAACTCTAAGAGCCATTGATTGTCCTTAACCTCCATCGTTCGAATAGTTTCTAGACTCATACTTCTATTCGATTGATCCATGTTATCGGCAACAGCCAGTCCTTGTATGCCACTTGGGCAATTCAATTGTTTTGCCAGCTCTTGCAATTCGTCTTCTGAAAATTCTTTTTCCATGTTTGAATTTTTCTGGTTATATTGTCAATATCCCAACCCAATCTAATCGTTCCATTTACTCCTTGCAATTTGAAAAGGCTCGCAAATTAAACGTACAAAAAAGATGCGTCCCATTGCTACAGAAGCAGAACCACTTCCTCCTCCTCCATGCGCAACAGCTGTTCCCAATCGATTAACTTGTTGTACATCCAATACGTTTTTCACACCAGCACTAATAGACAAACCTTTGTTAAAAAAGTGCTTCGTTACCACCACATCCATCAAACCATAGCCTTGTAATTCATTTCGTACAATTTCTTTCTCTTGAGTCATAGGATTTGTTACAGCCACATAATTAATCTGTTTATCATAATCTCTGCGAAAGAGCGCTAATGTCAAGCCCAATTTTTGGAACGTATAACTTAGTTCTTGTGTAAACTCCAAAGTATACTGAAAAGGTTGAATGCTCTCTTCTGATTGACTCAATTGATTGTAATGCCCAATTAAGGTTGCTCCAAATCGAACTTTCAATCCTTTGTATTGATATTTAAGATGGCTGTTGATTCCCCAATTCTGGTACTCTTCCAAATTAAAATAAGCATA
It includes:
- a CDS encoding DUF6438 domain-containing protein, producing the protein MRIVFFLSFFLLMTLTAIAQNVDESLLIASLERTTCYGKCPYYEAKVYSNGIVTYKGRKNVANIGLYQGRISAKQIRQLLDKAKSIGYIHLENKYPIKGLGIIDFPVCITSVRDGDQKKMIYNRNDSPQRLVEYQDFFDELIEEIEWTKVEDYK
- a CDS encoding YciI family protein, translated to MFIIDITYKVELNQVDEHLEAHIEYLKEQYANGNFIVSGRKVPRTGGIILSNLTIQKELEEILDKDPFKINNVATYTIVEFVPSMTSKELEVIKA
- the rpsO gene encoding 30S ribosomal protein S15; protein product: MYLTKEKTAEIFKKFGGSEKNTGSTEGQIALLSFRIQNLSEHLKANHKDHSTRRSLLKMVGHRRSLLGYLADKDVIKYRELIKELGIRDVLGKNK
- the pnp gene encoding polyribonucleotide nucleotidyltransferase, with translation MGKQIPTTVSKVISGQEITLESGKLAALADGSVVLRHGDMWLLATAVSVLEAKPDQSFFPLTVEFREKFSAAGRIPGNFFKREARLSDSEILVCRLIDRVIRPMFPDGYMNETQIFVSLISGDTEIMADAYAAFAASAALIASEIPFENPISEVRVARIDGEFVINPTRSALETADMTFIVGGTMDNIAMVEGEADQCSEAELIDAIKFGHEAIKEQCQLQLDLREALGITENRPTEEPETNPELEAEVNEATTDKIYAIAKGALSKQQRKEGFSQIKEELKESLLEKYGEEYMEENGHFVSEYFYNNMKNTIREMVMAEKIRLDGRKPDEIRPIWCEVDSLPSPHGSSIFNRGETQALATVTLGSKLDQPMVDTAMDQRYDQFFLHYSFPPFCTNEVKRVGGVSRREVGHGNLARRSLEMVFPSDYPYTVRVTSDVLESNGSSSMASVCSGSMALMDAGVPIKAAVSGIAMGLISDGNRAVVLSDILGDEDHLGDMDFKVTGTAEGICACQMDIKIDGLDYDLLATALQQAREGRLHILNLMNETIPAHNEDLKPHAPRIIRYEIPGDKIGAVIGPGGKIIQGIQSDTGSTITIEEEDNKGIVFISGVGKDTVDAALKIIKGIAAEAEVGEEYDAKVVSIMPYGAFVEFMPGKEGLLHVSEISWARIENVEDAVAVGDVLKVKLLAIDERTGKYKLSRKVLMDKPEGYVERPRKPREDRGNNRNRNNKSNDRNRNNRNNK
- a CDS encoding imelysin family protein, whose product is MRIVLKALMLLISVGLLNIVACKKQADFDKKSMLTGIINDYVLPSYQELQVDNQALEAACISFGNTRTMAQLEIMQNAWKKSMQSWSRVEMLVFGPGRTNYRYTQLDNTPIKSISIENSISDTTIIDSIYIAGRSSYTKGLASIEYLLFDENNDQVALLGLYQTDINKDRRFAYLLNCIKNTNALIRTIESEWRNAYGKTLSEGTGNTSQEGIASFSNAVVHMSQTLAAKKLAKPLGKESADQLVHPEYLESPYAHFSWDIILYNLQGIQQMFGTTERGLGSYLTYLINDETPTNRIVEQAKKVEILIKARQLTMLDDLTGDTAAVEEIYQEMRALYTDISNNISTYFSITILANPDDGD
- a CDS encoding di-heme oxidoredictase family protein; this translates as MKTQLYYCWLLIVGISLSACQKEQVLYAEKGEEYAGGATTFFNTSRNAFSFAAPNLKGLEALQFTTGNSFFNQSWVSAVASTTGRDGLGPLFNETACSGCHFKDGRGRTPMFNEKFGHGMLIRLSVPGVNAHGGPLAAPMYGGQLSPGGINGIQGEGTFEIHYTEIAGTYGDGTSYSLRKPTYVFQNLAYGNMDNSILFSPRVANQMVGMGLLDAIEISAIKAYVDESDADGDGISGKANLVYNRATNTMDLGRFGWKAGEPTVRQQVAGAFVGDIGITSSLFLDENHTNLQTDCQTVPNGNNNNGYELDDQVLDRVELYSSTLAVPGRRDWNDQAVLKGKELFLKANCQKCHVQKYKTGTHPKFDALSNQTIYPYTDLLLHDMGEGLADNRPEYLADGQEWRTAPLWGIGLIENVNGHTEFLHDGRARNLAEAILWHGGEGEASKEAFRTMSAEEREQLILFVKSL
- a CDS encoding imelysin family protein; this encodes MKNLKHTLLLGAGLLFWTSCTPETTDPNADLKTNVVNNYCEIVYASYEDSYNKAVDLQTAINALVATPTQTTFDAARNAWFVAREPYGQTEAYRFYDGPIDDADGPEGALNAWPLDENYIDYTRDNAGGTANTGIIYDVTNYPNITASVLSGANEVGGEKNISIGYHAIEFLLWGQDYIDVNTNAGQGGNRLHTDYTNIATNHVRRGEYIKACAQLLVDDLATLKAEWAPGGTYRTYFEGLSTDVALSKILTGIGVLSKSELAGERMFTALEANAVDNPQEDEHSCFSDNTHRDIITNAAGITNVLKGTYTRVSGTTVGDAQYSILTLVAKIDATKGADLTAKNVAATAKVLAIPTPFDKTVTEENVTDNGPVLQAVTALQNQGDAIAEAATALGLTISTELPE
- a CDS encoding class I SAM-dependent methyltransferase, translated to MEKEFSEDELQELAKQLNCPSGIQGLAVADNMDQSNRSMSLETIRTMEVKDNQWLLELGHGKAGHLVDLLKQAKGLRYWGIEISELMQQEAIKENSILVEEGLANFSLYDGLQLPFTAEMFDAIFTVNTLYFWENPVALLNEMHRVLKEKGRLYITFAHQDFMQELPFVNERFRLYDTTKLQALISQTAFQITNISNKTEQVKSKTGAEVIRNYSIACLEKCL